In Fibrobacter sp. UWP2, the sequence AAATCCGTCTTGACGGGCGTCGTCGCATACTGACCGTTCTTGAGCTGGTCCAGGGCGCGTTCAAAGGCCGGGTCCAAAAGCCCGCGACGGAAGTAGCCCAGGTCACCACCCTTGGCGGCGGAGGAATCCTGCGAATGGTTCTTGGCCAAAAGCTCAAAATTCATGCCCAGGTTCAGGCTGTCGATCAAATTCTCGGCGACCTTCTTCACCGAGTCCACAATCATCTGGTCCGGCGTAATCGGGATTTGGATATGGCTCAGCAAAACGCAGTTGTACTGACGCGGCAGGGAATCCTTGTAAGCCTTGTAAAACGCCTCCACCTCTTTTTTGGTCGGGTTGATGGAGCCCACATGCATCTGGCGCACGCGGGTCATTTCCATGTGACTGCGAATCTGCTTTGAGAGCTGGTCGCGGTATTGCGCCATGCTCATGCCGAGCTGGGCGCGAATGGCCTTTTCGAGGGTCGCCAAATCAATGTTCTGGCTGGCGGCCAACTGCGACAAGTGCTGCGTCACACGCTGGTCCACCTCGGCGTCGCCAATCACAATGGAGTCGCGGTCAATGCGGCTCAGCAAAACCTTGTCCTCAATCATCTGCTCCAGCACGTAGTCCTTTTGCTGCTGCTCGGTCATCGCAGAGCCCTCGGGCGTCTCCTGGAAGCGGTAGAGGTTGTTCATCAACTCGGAGCGCATAATGGGCTTGCCGTCTACCACCGCCGCAACGCCTTCCATAAGCACAGGGGCGGCAAACGCAGAGGCCACAAGGGCAACTACAGCCACAACAAAAAGTTCAAAACGCTTCATCACTGGTCCTTTTTACTAAATACATCCGTTTGCGAAAAAATGGGACGTTCCGTTTTCCATTCCTTCTTGAGCTTGTCCATGACCTTGGCCCTGTGTTCCAGCCAAGCCTGGGTCGCCACATCCTCGGCAACGGCCTCGAACGGGAGCACATCGGCGGAATCCAAGCGGGCAGTCACCACAGCCATCTTGAGCGCCCCGCCGCAAACCTTCATAGGCGAGAGCTTCCCTACCTCGACCTCGTAAATATCGGGGATCAAGCAGCTATCGGGCGACACCGTGGCCGAGTCAAAAGTCTCCATTCTCTTTATCAGGTAGTGTTCACTGGGGAGCGAATCGTACTTGAGGTTCTTGTGCCCACGGTAGTACTGGTCAGCCGAAGCCCAGTCCTTAAAGAAGATGAAGGCTCCAAAAACATAGGTCTTGCCGCGCAAAAACTTATCCTGGTGGGCGTGGTAGTAATCGATTTTTTCGGCATCGCTCACGACCATCGTGTCGGCAAAGTTCTCCAAGAACTGGTCCACGACCATCTTGCGGACCGCCTGTTCAATCTGCATCGAAAGCACCGGGTCCTTGTCCGTCCCGTTTTCGACGGCCTCCTGGTACATGGTCTCTTCGTCAATCCAGTTTTCCAAAAACTTGAGGCGTTCCTGGTTGTTCCAGGAATCCCATTCCGGGGCAAGTTTTTGTATTTCGGAGAGATGCAACTTGGCCGACCCGACAGACACGACCACCGGATCCTCTTTGCCAAACGGCATATTGCAGGCCACAAAAGCAATGAGCCCGCAAATGCACAAAAAACGCATCAAAAATTTCATCGAGCCCAATTTAGCAAATTCCAGGCCCGCGGACCCGCCCCAAACGTTCAAAAAAGGGCTTTATTTGAGTTTTCCGAACCGTCCCTTAAGCTTGGCGAGGGCGTCTTCTTCCACGACCTCTTCCACGTCGCTCCCGCGGCGCTTGTAGCGGAGGATCTCGAAATCCTCGAGTAGGGCCCGCGCCTTCAGGTAAAGTTCCGCAAATTCCTTTTCGTCCTGGC encodes:
- a CDS encoding peptidylprolyl isomerase, which translates into the protein MKRFELFVVAVVALVASAFAAPVLMEGVAAVVDGKPIMRSELMNNLYRFQETPEGSAMTEQQQKDYVLEQMIEDKVLLSRIDRDSIVIGDAEVDQRVTQHLSQLAASQNIDLATLEKAIRAQLGMSMAQYRDQLSKQIRSHMEMTRVRQMHVGSINPTKKEVEAFYKAYKDSLPRQYNCVLLSHIQIPITPDQMIVDSVKKVAENLIDSLNLGMNFELLAKNHSQDSSAAKGGDLGYFRRGLLDPAFERALDQLKNGQYATTPVKTDLGWHIARVLGRKEDGVRSAQILLRTIPTAKDSADILARADSLHKAIKTKEDFSAAAKKFSQDKSSNFAGGLLGWYQKNEMEPAYVDPVANLNVGEVSEPVLIDGNYHLFRLDDARQIRELTMEEDYGKIENLAANHLENEKLKALVKKWRQEVHVEIRMTE
- a CDS encoding peptidylprolyl isomerase gives rise to the protein MKFLMRFLCICGLIAFVACNMPFGKEDPVVVSVGSAKLHLSEIQKLAPEWDSWNNQERLKFLENWIDEETMYQEAVENGTDKDPVLSMQIEQAVRKMVVDQFLENFADTMVVSDAEKIDYYHAHQDKFLRGKTYVFGAFIFFKDWASADQYYRGHKNLKYDSLPSEHYLIKRMETFDSATVSPDSCLIPDIYEVEVGKLSPMKVCGGALKMAVVTARLDSADVLPFEAVAEDVATQAWLEHRAKVMDKLKKEWKTERPIFSQTDVFSKKDQ